The Candidatus Nitrosocosmicus arcticus genome includes the window CATGCTACTTGAATAAAGGCATCAATTTCTCTAAAGTTTTCTAACTTCTCATTTGAAATCTCGGTCAAAGCTATCAGTTGTATATTAATTCCTAATTTACTTAGTTCTTTCTTAAATTCTAAAGCTTTAATGTTTGCAAATTGTCCTTCTTTTAACCCTATTATTATCCCTAACGTTCTTGCATCGAGTGCCTTGTACACAGAGAGTATTGCTCTCTTCTTGACAACTTCTGCTTCGTTATTGATTTGCAAAAATTCCTCAAAATACGGATCGAGCATAAATGTCGGTTTTTCTGTAGAAAGGGCGATCCCTATCGAGTGAAATCTACTCTGGCCAAGAAAAATAAATGCATCAATTTCACTTTTGATGTTGTGTAGCGGATGAAATTCGCAACCAAAGACTTGTGAATCATTCAATTGTCCTTTACCTTTCCCCTTTACCACCACAAAACCGTTATCCTCAAAAATCTGTTTGACTATGTCAATTTGATGCAAGTGTTGACTGTCGGTAACTAATGATATAGTTTTAAATCGCCCCTTT containing:
- the dph2 gene encoding diphthamide biosynthesis enzyme Dph2, with the translated sequence MYNPIRFRKAFNLIQIDEDRIFDIIRERKPRSVALNGPEPLLPKIQKVSEKIENEFNIISYIIGDKSWGSCDLNTQAAEMLGADILFNVGHTITIENFGEKVFMINAFDTIGFDNIALKCATELKGRFKTISLVTDSQHLHQIDIVKQIFEDNGFVVVKGKGKGQLNDSQVFGCEFHPLHNIKSEIDAFIFLGQSRFHSIGIALSTEKPTFMLDPYFEEFLQINNEAEVVKKRAILSVYKALDARTLGIIIGLKEGQFANIKALEFKKELSKLGINIQLIALTEISNEKLENFREIDAFIQVACPRLGTDNYFSKPVLSVPQGLALIKLLKKEPIEEFFKIQHWL